From the genome of Thermogutta terrifontis, one region includes:
- a CDS encoding M28 family metallopeptidase, protein MRELKLARIVPIVMLATLAHSLSVLGEEHPASPESRWTVVWNQPTVVEEIQSRITQVNAEQIRRHLFYLAKDPLPFRKLNYTRPGQSKNSLHEADDYLAAQLTEWGYQVVREPVQVQAFRRDPSKPKAHQYSPPHPEDPWYTAYNLYAEKQGKRHPEEIILLLAHKDSQSWVDSPGANDNAIGTCGLLEMARVLRDYPNDRTIRFLWCNEEHWPWTSVTAAQKAKERGDNIIAVINLDGIGVKSAEDTAAGRKTNVTVFTVPEGEALARLVSAANERFRIGLEQRIAQRTRPGDDDGSFVRAGYPVTILQIGSFPYADPNYHTENDIPERTDVENAAMTVQLTLATVVTLDRTP, encoded by the coding sequence ATGAGAGAACTCAAATTGGCAAGGATTGTTCCAATTGTCATGTTGGCCACGTTAGCGCACTCTTTGTCTGTGCTGGGCGAGGAGCATCCGGCGTCGCCTGAGAGTCGCTGGACGGTCGTATGGAACCAACCCACTGTCGTGGAGGAAATCCAATCCCGTATCACGCAAGTTAATGCGGAGCAGATCCGTCGTCACCTTTTCTACCTGGCCAAAGACCCACTGCCGTTTCGAAAGCTGAATTACACTCGACCGGGGCAAAGCAAGAACTCGCTTCATGAAGCGGACGATTACCTGGCGGCTCAACTTACAGAATGGGGCTACCAGGTCGTGCGAGAACCCGTGCAGGTCCAGGCTTTTCGACGGGATCCGAGCAAACCAAAGGCGCATCAGTACTCGCCACCACATCCCGAGGATCCCTGGTACACGGCTTACAACCTTTATGCCGAAAAACAAGGAAAACGCCACCCCGAGGAAATCATCCTTCTCCTTGCACACAAAGACTCGCAAAGTTGGGTGGATTCGCCCGGTGCTAATGACAACGCCATCGGCACATGCGGTCTGCTCGAAATGGCACGCGTTCTGAGGGACTATCCGAACGACCGTACCATCCGCTTCCTCTGGTGTAACGAAGAACACTGGCCGTGGACCAGCGTGACAGCGGCGCAAAAAGCTAAAGAAAGAGGCGATAATATTATTGCCGTCATCAATCTGGACGGGATTGGGGTGAAATCCGCTGAAGACACGGCTGCCGGAAGAAAGACCAACGTCACGGTTTTCACGGTTCCCGAGGGCGAGGCCCTGGCGCGTCTGGTTAGCGCAGCCAACGAGCGCTTCCGGATTGGCCTGGAGCAGAGAATAGCTCAGCGGACACGTCCCGGCGATGACGACGGATCATTTGTGCGGGCGGGCTATCCCGTGACAATCTTACAAATTGGATCATTCCCCTACGCAGATCCCAATTACCACACCGAAAATGACATACCGGAACGCACGGATGTCGAAAATGCGGCAATGACCGTCCAGCTAACCCTTGCCACGGTCGTCACGCTCGATAGGACACCGTAA
- a CDS encoding substrate-binding domain-containing protein, whose product MLDVVRGSAVIVLAGLVLSFAGCRPPERAASQAKSDQGKKLVIAVIPKSTGGEFWKTVEMGAREAAEELGVEMKWDGPLTETELAEQNKIVENMVTLQVDGIALAPLNRSAQRRTVERAVEAGIPVVIFDSEIDGHAHVSFVATNNKQGGSLGAQHMIELLGGRGRVLVLRFVQGTGSTEARAEGFIETARAGGLEIVADPYPEDATVEGCKKTATNVLEGFVKANELALDGIFACNDRSTLGMLAALEDLRKSGVKVHARFIGFDFTPRLIEALQAGLIDALIAQNPRKMGRLAVETLVAYLRGQQVPEYIDTGVVLVTREKLATDPAVRQLVGLSEKPAGNQGEPSSADK is encoded by the coding sequence ATGCTTGATGTGGTTCGCGGGAGTGCCGTCATTGTTCTGGCCGGTCTCGTGTTGAGTTTTGCGGGGTGCCGACCGCCAGAACGCGCCGCGTCGCAGGCGAAATCCGATCAGGGTAAGAAGCTTGTCATCGCTGTGATTCCCAAGAGCACTGGTGGTGAATTCTGGAAAACAGTCGAAATGGGGGCTCGGGAGGCGGCAGAGGAATTGGGGGTGGAGATGAAGTGGGATGGTCCCCTTACGGAAACCGAACTGGCAGAGCAGAACAAGATTGTCGAGAACATGGTTACCTTGCAGGTGGATGGGATCGCCCTGGCCCCGCTCAACCGGTCGGCTCAGCGACGAACGGTTGAACGGGCTGTGGAGGCCGGTATCCCTGTCGTCATTTTCGACTCGGAAATCGATGGCCATGCTCACGTCAGTTTCGTCGCCACCAACAACAAACAGGGAGGCAGTCTCGGGGCTCAGCATATGATCGAACTTTTGGGAGGAAGAGGCCGCGTCCTGGTACTGCGGTTTGTGCAGGGGACGGGAAGCACCGAAGCTCGTGCGGAAGGGTTCATTGAGACAGCCAGAGCCGGAGGCCTGGAAATCGTGGCCGATCCCTATCCGGAAGACGCTACCGTGGAAGGCTGCAAGAAGACAGCCACAAATGTTTTGGAAGGTTTTGTGAAAGCGAACGAGCTGGCCCTTGACGGCATCTTTGCGTGCAACGATCGCTCCACACTGGGGATGTTGGCCGCGCTGGAAGATCTCCGCAAAAGCGGCGTGAAGGTCCATGCCCGTTTTATCGGGTTCGATTTTACCCCGCGGCTCATCGAGGCACTTCAGGCAGGACTTATTGACGCGCTTATTGCCCAAAACCCGCGAAAAATGGGGCGTTTGGCCGTTGAAACCCTTGTTGCGTACCTCCGTGGACAACAAGTTCCCGAATATATCGACACCGGCGTTGTTCTCGTGACGCGGGAAAAACTGGCGACCGACCCGGCGGTACGGCAGTTAGTGGGATTGTCTGAAAAACCTGCCGGCAACCAGGGTGAGCCCTCGAGCGCTGACAAATGA
- a CDS encoding sugar ABC transporter ATP-binding protein → MWDSPPRLKMVNIAKRFGTTQALNGVNLEVAAGEVHALVGENGAGKSTLMKILAGAYRPDRGEMWLDGEPFMPHHPLDARRRGIAMIYQELSLAPHLSVMENILLGVEPARWGIIRWRRLREQAYAALSELGLADLPLATPVHNLPPGHQQMVEIARAVISQAKIVVLDEPTSSLTQQDVERLFTLIRRLRDRGLAVIYISHFLEEVHRISDRFTVLRDGETVGSGITSETPIPKIVALMVGREVSELYPRRRRTRGPCILEVEGLTGIKKPVGASLRLHRGEILGIAGLVGAGRTEFLRAIFGLDPVRAGDIRVGVFRGAATPGQRWQQGVGFLSEDRKREGLALSLSIAENITLSRVDRLGPLGLVFPGREERMVARWVDRLSIRCENLRQPTWTLSGGNQQKVALARLFFADVDVLLLDEPTRGIDVGSKAQIYRLIAEAADGSAGTSPKAVLMVSSYLPELLGLCDTIAVMSRGRLVACRPAEQWTEHTLMLAATGQDQENSISTP, encoded by the coding sequence ATGTGGGACTCGCCACCCCGATTAAAGATGGTCAATATTGCGAAACGTTTTGGGACCACCCAGGCGTTGAACGGAGTCAATCTGGAGGTGGCGGCGGGAGAGGTGCATGCCCTCGTAGGTGAAAACGGGGCGGGAAAGAGCACCCTGATGAAGATTTTGGCGGGTGCCTACCGTCCGGACCGGGGCGAGATGTGGCTGGACGGGGAACCCTTCATGCCCCATCATCCCCTGGATGCCCGGCGACGGGGCATCGCCATGATCTATCAGGAGCTGTCGCTGGCTCCCCATCTGTCGGTCATGGAAAACATCCTTCTTGGTGTGGAGCCGGCACGCTGGGGAATTATTCGCTGGCGGCGACTTCGTGAGCAGGCGTATGCCGCCCTTTCGGAACTAGGACTGGCCGACCTGCCGCTGGCAACGCCGGTGCACAATCTGCCCCCCGGGCATCAGCAGATGGTGGAAATCGCGCGGGCGGTGATCTCTCAGGCCAAGATTGTTGTCCTTGACGAGCCGACGAGCAGCCTCACCCAGCAGGATGTGGAGCGATTATTCACGCTCATTCGCCGCCTGCGTGACCGCGGTCTTGCCGTCATTTACATTTCCCATTTCTTGGAAGAAGTTCATCGAATCAGCGACCGCTTCACCGTATTACGCGATGGCGAAACCGTGGGAAGTGGGATCACGTCCGAGACGCCGATTCCGAAAATTGTGGCGCTCATGGTAGGACGTGAAGTAAGCGAGCTATACCCCAGACGCCGCCGAACTCGTGGCCCTTGCATCCTGGAAGTGGAGGGACTCACGGGGATCAAAAAGCCAGTCGGGGCAAGTCTGCGCCTGCATCGGGGAGAAATCCTGGGAATAGCCGGACTGGTAGGCGCCGGGCGCACAGAGTTTCTGCGGGCAATCTTTGGGTTGGATCCCGTTCGCGCGGGGGACATCCGAGTGGGTGTCTTTCGCGGAGCTGCCACCCCTGGCCAAAGATGGCAACAGGGAGTGGGCTTTCTCAGCGAAGACCGAAAACGGGAAGGACTTGCGCTGTCCCTCTCCATTGCCGAAAACATCACTTTATCCCGGGTGGATCGCCTGGGACCATTGGGGCTCGTTTTTCCCGGCCGGGAAGAGCGCATGGTAGCACGGTGGGTCGATCGCCTTTCCATCCGCTGTGAAAACTTAAGACAGCCGACGTGGACCCTTTCCGGGGGAAACCAGCAGAAAGTCGCTTTGGCGCGACTATTTTTTGCCGATGTGGACGTACTGCTCCTTGATGAACCTACCCGCGGAATCGATGTGGGATCAAAAGCGCAGATTTATCGGCTGATTGCGGAGGCCGCTGATGGGAGTGCCGGAACGAGCCCAAAAGCCGTTTTGATGGTATCCAGCTATCTACCCGAACTACTGGGCCTTTGCGATACAATCGCCGTCATGTCTCGCGGGCGTCTTGTAGCGTGTCGCCCGGCAGAGCAGTGGACGGAACATACGCTGATGCTGGCAGCAACAGGTCAGGATCAGGAGAATTCCATTAGCACACCATGA